A window of Castanea sativa cultivar Marrone di Chiusa Pesio chromosome 8, ASM4071231v1 genomic DNA:
tttcatttgttccAGCAACactctttttaaatttcttcctcctctaggttttttatttaaggGTTCCCCTTCTAACATATTAACTTCTCAAACTTACAAATACATTTTGGATAGAATCACATGTCGAAAAATGATATGAAAATTTGTGTGTgacattacttaaaaaaataataatgaataaagaaagagtCCACCACCTTAAATCAATCAGTAACTATGTAtcctacaaattttatttgacCTACCCATATGGTACTTTGATGCGACAAGTCCAGTCCaatattggtccattttggtcaattCCACTTCAGTCCGTTTTGGTCTATTCCGCCCATTTTGGTTAATTACGGTCCACCTCGATTCATTTGGTCCATTTGATCTATTTAGTCCACATCAGTAATTCTTTGGAAAGAGAGATTGGTGTAAAAAGGGGAGctaattcatttattatttcaaattctCAGCATAATGTTGATAAATTCttgataaaatgatatttttcttatgttattaaagttttgtatttttgtatttttttggtaatataaGTAATAGATTTACTTATATTTGCTTCCTCTTTAGACCATTCAAAACATATAGAGGATGAAATGTTTGTAAGGAGCACTAGAAATAATTTTATCCCTAGTTGTGATGAATGGCAAAGAATGGTTTAGCAAGACCAGATTTAGTGGCAAACAAAAGTTGAATAGGAATGAGTACATTTCCGAAGTATTTTTACCttccaataattttttgttggagCTTCCCTCCTTTTATCAAATATAATGGTGTGAATCGAgctttaatctatatatatcttaaagtttaagcgtagcatttattgttgttacatTTCTGTGTAAAAAGAGGAGCTAATTCATTTATGATTTCAAATTCTCAGCATAATGTTGGTAAATTCttgataaaatgatatttttcttaCGTTATTAAAGtcttgtattattattattattatttttgggtaatATAAGTAATAGATTTACTTATATTTGCTTCCTCTTTAGACCATTCAAAACATATAGAGGATGAAACGTTTGTAAGGAGCACTAGAAATAATTCTATCCCTAGTTGTGATGAATGGCAAAGAATGGTTCAACAGACTAGATTTAGTGGCAAACAAAAGTTGAATAGGAATGAGTACATTTCTGAAGTATTTTTACCttccaataattttttgttggagCTTCCCTCCTTTTATCGAATATAATGGTGTGAATCGAgctttaatttatatatatatatatatatatatatatatatatatctaaaagctaaagcgtagtatttattgttgttacgcttctgttgagccacatcagcagcTACATCATCCACCAATTTCCAACTttctctatcttcttcttttttttaactctttttttttctcttattaatTTCCCAACTTAATGTCATATTTTCACAAACTTTTCCCCttcattttatcttttcatcttctcactattatttatcataatatcactttttctttatccatttatcttcttttatttttggcttttcttATTCCCTCtattactataaatttacaattctcaATTTCATTCCATACATAGTTTTCCCACAAACATaaggttatttctctctctcaaatttttttatttaaattttttgtcattttttttaatatttattttgcatctctactttaagTTGATAAGTTTTGTTATACTTGAATCTCTACTTTCGGTTGATGTGattaagttatatttttaagttgttatcttttttcttctttttgattcCACAGATattatcctattgcattatatataaagatagtatataagaatataatgttattttattacataacataacatgacttggataatttggtgttttttacaatattttttatttttacttttttttcttctcatattattttctataaatttctttttattctctctctctctctctctctctctctctctctctctctctctctctctctctctctctctctctctctctctcttcagtcTACTTCAATCCAATTCAATGAAGTCCATTTAGTCTACTTCAGTCAATTCAGTCCAATTGGGTTTATTTGATCCAATTCGGTCCATTCAGTCCCATTCAATCTACTTTGGTCAATTTAGTCATGTTTAGTCCATTTGGTCCAATCCGGTCCATAGTCCATAcagtccattcagtccacttcgaTGTATTCAATCCAATTTGATCCATACGGTCAACCTAGGTccattcggtccaatttggccAATTAGGTCAGTTAGGTCTATTAGGTCCAATTTGGTTCATAAAATCCACTTAagtctattcggtccaatttggtgcATTCTGTCCATTTAGGTTTATTCAATCCCATATAGTCCATTCGGTCCACCTAGGtctattcagtccaatttggcCAATTTGGTTCAGTTAGGTCTATTTCATCCAATTTGGTCCATGACTTCATACAGTCCACTTGGAAAATTCGGTCCAGTTAGGTCTATTCGGTCCAGTTCGGTCCAATCCAGTCCATTATGTCCACTTCGATCTATACAGTCTAATTTGGTCCACCTAGCTCTATTCGGTCCTATTTTTCCAATTCGGTCTAATAAGATCTATTCGGTCTATTCGGTTCATTTTGGTCCATAAGGTCCTCTTAGATCTATTCAATCCAATTTGGTCAATTTAGTCTAGTTACTGTAGACACCCCATTTTACAACTTGCATTTAATCAACCAGTAGATCTTCAGATTtgtgatacaaaacaaatcttgataCTCTAACTATCATAATGGTATGTCATGGGTTTTGATCGGACCATGTGATCAAAAGTTATCATACAATCAATTTTCAATGATCATGGCTCACCTACATGATGGGCCAAATCACGTCTTATCTTAAacacttaattttgattggttccaacaagaattaatttaaaattaattaagtgtgaatttttattagatttcattttatttattattttttttttaaataaaaaatatttttctttatggcATCTTATCTgctcttttgaaaaaaacaatttggagagagaaagatatgatccatgaaaaattattattaaaaaaaaaatgcaagtgtACAAAAATGTCTTTTCCCTGTATGCATGTCTTTTCCCTGTATGTAAGTGGATTTAGAATAGGTACTCTCAACCTAAGCATGTCTTTTCCGTGTATGCAAGTGTACAAaaatggaccgaagtggactAAAATGAATCGAAGTGGTCTAAATGGACCAAAGTAAACACAAATGGAccaaatggaacaaagtggaccgaatggaAACATGgaggactgaataggaccaaagtaaACTGAATAGGATAGAGTGGACCAAACTGCTTTACGAGTACTCCTTCTAATGCAAATCTTACGTATAAAGAACACATTAAGGGACTATGCAAGGTAAGATACTTTAGCTGGTGATTCAATATTTCCATTCTCTTAGAGCTGAAATGTCGATTTCTTTCAATCAATTCCTTAGGGGTGGTGAAATAAGCAGGCACATTGCCAAATAATCCTTGCAATATGCTTCCACTTTTGCTTCATTAAATAATCCTTGCAATTAAAAACCATGATCTTTGCCACATGGAAATATTTCATGAACCAGTATTTCACTATCCACCTAGAATAGTCACTGAAAAATGGAAACTCAGTTACACCCATGTTCTATAATTGTAGTTATTtagcttctttttatttttattttttttatacaagatagaatttgtGACATTTAGCTTTAAATTTGTGACATTTGCAATGCTACCTAATTCTaaacaatagaattttaaataaactttCTAGTTTCGGATTAATTTGCAATATCCTTCATCATCCAAAAATCAGTGTATTAAATTAGGGGTAGATTATTGCCAAATTAAGATGTTGATTGTAGAATTCTGTGGTTTAGAGTGTGCGTTGCAAATGCATTTATAATTTAGGAAAGATAAATATacactatttattattttacataCTAATTTGGATGGCAGATtggaaattataaattaatttgtaaTAAGGGTGTTGGTCAAAAATTTTGAAGTCTCATATGAATGATTGTAATTAaccatttttttgtttcttatttcaAATTAGTTATACCCCCTGGTTAGAATTTCTAATCGAAGGGTTAATTACAATAATTTCCAACTTTTTGCACCCtaataaataatagaattttaaactAACTCTATAtagatataaaatttttcacaagttgttcattatatatatatgtgtgtgtgtgtgtagtgaATTAAGTGCAAGTGATGTTGCTTTAAATCATAACAAGTCAGGCAATTGTTTACTTACCACTTTGACCATGTCCATTAGGCAAGATCCTAGAAGGTCTAGCTCTTTACCAATAAATGTGTCACAATTCTAGGTGTGAAAAGTGCCAATAGACCTCCAACCACAAGTTCTTGTGCTCTAGCAAATAGGAAGGACTCCATGTCCTTGGCAAATTGAGCTGCAAAggcctccaccacttccttttGCGCATCTATGTAGAAAATCCTCCCTTTATTCCAAgtaggagacccttcatccaAAGAAAGGTGTTTCTTTTGGTGGAGCTTTGAGCTCAACCACTTATGCAGAGTTGGTTCGAGCTACACAACAAACTGTTGGGCTATGGACAAGTCAGAAGTGAATTTCTGCTACATTAGTTTCTAGGCTTTGCCAACTGcaaagggcttgaatctccctAAAGAGAGCGAGATTTTCGTGCCTTAGTCCAAcattgtttgcttatatttatatttttattgtaattaaaatatcattttattggtaatttctctaacaattttaaggagattcaaaaTGGAGCCAACAACTGAGAAGCCAAATGACAATGTCAGAGATCTCAACAAGCCCTTCCATTTTAAGGGAGCCCATTTCAAAAGATGGAATCCAAGGTCCTTTTCTATCTAAGCCTTCTTAAGGTAGCCTATGTCCCCACTGAGAAGAATCCAAACAAGGTTTCTACTGATGACATGACCGAAGATGAACTCTATaatcatcaagaaaaaaaaagtatgaacaAGATGAGTATAAATGCCatcattatcttttaaattgTCTTGCAAAtcatttctattattattataatactaCATACACTTTTgcaaagaaaatttggaaagctttacaaagTAAATATGACACCGAAGAGGCTAGTGCAAAGAAATATGCAGCTAGTTGTTTCTTTCGTTATCAAATGGTGGATACCAAATTTGTTGTGGAACAGGTTCGAGACTTTCAAATGATCATGGCAAAAGTTAGATCCGAAGGCATAAAGATTGAAGACAACCATATTGTGGCTGGTATCATTGACAAGCTACCACCATCATGGAAAGAGTTCCAAAAATCAATGCAACATAAGCAAAAGGAGACGTCCCTTGAATCCTTGATTACTCGCATCCGCTTAGAGAAGGAagctagaggacaagatgcacttCTAACGCAAGAGGGTAATGGACATTCTACCACCAAGGTAATTtttcaattatcaaaattacacACGTCTGCTGCGTCTTAAACCCACAACTTCACCCTCCAACTTTCCCTTACAAGGGGAGGAGGTAACAATATTCATCACTCAATCCTGCTTCCtagtagaattttaaatttctagtcCCATACACAAAATCCATAGCTAATTCACTAGTTTAAGTCCATAAAATCATACCAATCCTAGTTTGAACAACAGAGTGTTCACATATTCATCCCTCTCTTCCACGGAAGGTATCTCCGGACGCTGAAGCTCGGCTGCAAGGGACAGCGTTTCCCGCACAGTTAGCTGCGAGAAAAAGAGATCCTCTTGTCTCACATAAGCAAACCTACAGcaaaaaatggggaaaaaaacaCCAATTACCAATAAACCTCTCTAATCAtattaaaaacaacaaatttatcacaaatttttttggcatttaCTTATAAGCTTTGTTAGAGCTAGGCTTCCCATTGACCTCCAAAAGGCCTGACAAATGCACACGCGGCGACGCCATCATCTGACCTGCAAGAACATTGAGCAATGTAGTCTTTCCTGACCCTGATGGCCCCATTATCGCTAACAATCTCCCCGGTTTCGCCTCTCCACTCACGTTTTTAAGCAGAAACCGCACCTAAAGAGTTGCGAGTTTAGTTTACACATTACAATTTCCATCACATGTTCATTTGGTTCAATCAagtgcaacaacaacaacaacaaattcgCTATGATAATTAACGAGTTTTGGTCTAAGATTTTGAAAGTTTGTAattgatttcacaaaaaaattgaattttgaattcaaGAAAAGAAGGAACTGACTGATTTGGAGGATTTATCGGAGAGAGAGCAAGTGATGTTGCGCCACCGGATTGTGACCGGAAAGACTTTACCGTCGGCGGTTGAATCGCTGGATTCAGAGTCTCCGGCGAAGTCGTCCTCGTCGCGGTCTTCTTGATCGGCCTCCGGCGGGAGAGCTGGGCCTGGGCCGGAGAAGAGGCGGAAAAGGAGAGCTGTAGCCACGGCGGCAAGAATCTGGCCCAAACCGTTATCGCCAATTCCGGCCACCACCTGGCCCACCTTGTTCCCGCCAAAAACCACCATTTTCGTCTCTCAGGTtttgagctctctctctctctctctctctctctctctctctcagtctcagCTTTTGTTGCTTCACACTCACTCACTCAGAATATTAGTAGAACTGTTTAGACGGCGTCGTTTTTTTGATATAGAGTATTGAACGAACGCCCAACGGGTGTGAAATGTGGATAACGGATTAGATGCACATGAGTGACGCGTGTCCCTGTTTGAGGATAAGATGGgctatcaagaaaaaaaaaaaggcctgtTTTTCTTAC
This region includes:
- the LOC142606567 gene encoding ABC transporter G family member 7-like; this translates as MVVFGGNKVGQVVAGIGDNGLGQILAAVATALLFRLFSGPGPALPPEADQEDRDEDDFAGDSESSDSTADGKVFPVTIRWRNITCSLSDKSSKSVRFLLKNVSGEAKPGRLLAIMGPSGSGKTTLLNVLAGQMMASPRVHLSGLLEVNGKPSSNKAYKFAYVRQEDLFFSQLTVRETLSLAAELQRPEIPSVEERDEYVNTLLFKLGLV